Below is a window of Halomicrobium mukohataei DSM 12286 DNA.
GATGTCGGTGGCATGCGGACCGAGACGCGACCGGTCGGCACGCCGAGCGACGCCGTCCAGGCGGCTCTCGACGAAGGACACGAACTGGATTACCACCAGCTCGAATGACGCCGCTCGGGCGTCCCGAGGGGCGATCCGATCGTGTGACCGGTTGGAACTACTTGCTGTCCGGCACGTCGAAGTAGCCCAGCGCGTCCAGAATTGCGCCCATTAGGAAGCTGATCACGGCGAGCACGACGACGAGGCTGGTCAGCACCGTCGAGATCGGCTCCGGGAGCGTAAACTGGAAGGCCGCGATGAACACGCACGTGACGATCCCGACGACGAGGAGAAACGACCCCGCGCTCGGGTCCTCGCCGGTCAGGAACTCGATTCCAGAGAGCGAACGATCCGGCTGTTCGTCTGCGAGGTCGTTGCTCATGTCTCGGCCTCGGGTGCGGCTCGCTGGACGATCTGGACGAGATGGGAGATCCAGAGCCCGCCAGTGAAGCCGAACAGCACGGAGACGACGACGACTTTCGTCATCAGCTCCAGTGGGGCGACTGCGGCCAGCAGGCAGAGCGTGCCAAACAGGAGCATCAATCCGTACTGGATGCGCGTCTCGGTGTCGATCCGTGTGAGTGGTCTGGTGATTGTCGAACGCATTGTATCTGTCTCGCCGCGGCTGCAGTGTCTGGTCGTCCCGTACACCGGCTCGTACTGTCAGCGGCCCATCTGTGAACGAGTTCGCCACCCCGCGGTGGTGAAGACCGTCACAGATGGGCTGCCGAGCGTTTCAGTCTCGGTACCGTTCGAGCTCCGTTTCGATCTCGCCCAGCCTGCGGTAGATGGCGAGACCGAGAATCGTCGCGGGCCACAGGCCAACGAACTGCCCGCGCTGTTTGTCTCCCCGAACGTAGTAGTAGTACAGTGCCAGCGCGACGGAGGCGATCGAGGCCAGTGCCGCCGGGCCGAGCGTCCGTTCGGCGTCACCGCCCGTCTCGACTGTTAGTTCTTCTGTGGGCACACTGTTAACTAGCACCACGAACATATATCGCTTTGGTAAGAATTTCACTGAAGCGTGTTTTTTCAGCATCTCTTTGACCGCTCTGAACACTCTGAGACCGACGCCTCCGGGTGGCGCGTGGGCCGCAGACGAACGGCCGAGAGACGTCGCTACCGCTCGAACAGCGCGTAGTAGAGCACGCCGGTCACGGTGCGCCCGTCCCGAAGCTCGTCTTCGCGGGCCGCATCGAGGAGTTCGTCGAGCGTCGTCGTCGCGACGCGGATCGACTCGTTGCCGTCGAGGTCCTGCTGGGCCGTCTGCTCGCAGTCGCGGGCGACGAAGTAGTGGAAGACGGCGTCCGCGAAGCCGTTGGCCGGCTCGACCGTCGTCAGGTGTTCGAGCGACCCGGCCTCGTAGCCGGTCTCCTCGGCGAGTTCGCGACGGGCGGCGACCTCCGGATCGGCGTCGTCGGACTCCATCGAGCCGGCGGGGAGGCCGCGGTTCACGCGGCCGACCGCCTGTCGCCACTCCTCGATGACGACCACGTCGCCGTCGGGCGTCAGCGGGAGGACGACGACGCTCTCGCCCTCCGCGAGGTAGTCGAATTCGGCGTCGGTCCCGTCCGGGAAGCGAACGCGCTCGTTGCGTACGTCGAATCCCGCACAGCTGTAGGCGACGTTGCGCTCCAGGGTCTCCCAGGCGAGTTCGTCAGTCATGTCTCGGGGTGTGGGGACGACCGCCAAAAGATGCTCGGAAGCGTCGACGCCCAGGCGCTACAGCTTCTCCGCGTCGAGGGCCTGCTCGACGCGCTTGCGGGCCTGTGACAGCCGTCTGTCGACCGCTCGCTCGATGGGGTCGGGGAGGCCGTCTGCGGCCCGTTCGAGGTTGTCCGCGACCTGCTCGAACCCGCTCTGGACGGCCACGAGCCGACGGTCCGCTCCCTCTCGGTCGCCGTCTGCGGCCCGCCGGGCCGCTCGCTGTGCGGCGCTGCCGGTCGCTTCCAGTGCTCTGACGAGCCCCTGGACGGCGTTTGCCCTCCCATCGAGATCCAGTCCCTCGATCTCGGCGCGCGTCTCCTCGGTGATCGTCGCCAGAAAGCTCGCCAGCGATTCTTTCCCGGTGGTCGGCCGCTCGACCGCGATGCGGTCCTCGTCGGTCGGGTTCACGCGGACGGCCCCGAGTTCGTCGTCGCTGTCGCGGATCTCGCCCGTGTAGGCACCGCCGCGGTGGACGTAGACTGCGTCCGGCCCCTCGACCGGAGCGTCGTAGAGTCGTCCACCGAAGTCGTCTTCGAGCGCGAAGTCGGTCACCTCCGTCTCGCTCTCGGTCGGATCGACGGTCACCTTCGTCGCGTCCTCGCGAGTCACGAGCGGGATCTCGCCGTCGACGCCGGCCGCCGTCACGCCCCGGTCCTCGACCGTGATCGACTCGCTGTGTGGCTCGACACCCGCTCCGTTGACGGTGAGACGGTGCTGGCCGGCATCGACGCCCTGTGCCACCGCGACCCCCCGGAACGTCGGGACGGCGCTCGGATCGCTCTCCAGCAGCGCGACGGACTCGACCGCGCTGTCCTCGGTGGTCACGCCTTCCCCGTCCGGAGCCTCGCCGTCTTCGACGAGCGAGGAGACGGCGGTGACGACGGCGTTGACCGGTGCCGGCTCGCCGATCGCTGCGTACCGTTCGGCCAGTTCTCGGCGGTGGTTCGGGTCCGAGATGTCCGCTGCGGGGTTCTGGTAGCGAGGCTGGTTCCAGGGCTCGCCGGTCGTCGTGATGTGGCCGGCGACGGCGTCCTCGACGGCTTCCGGGACCGAGAACTCGAAGCTCAACTGCGGGCCGGTGAACCCGGAGATGTGTTCGATGTCGGCCGTCGATCGGAGCTCGTAGGCTACGTCCGCGTCGGTCCCGGGGTCGTTGCGGCCCTCGAACTCGAAGACGAGCCCGGTCTCGCGCTCCGGGAGGTCCGTCGGCGGCGCGGAGAGCGAGTCGAACGACCTGACCGTCAGTTCGTCTGGCACGAGGTCTTCGGGCTCGACCGACGGGAGCCGGTCGTGCTCGTAGAGGGGTGCGCCGTCGAGTTCCGGGACGACGTAGGGGAGCCGACTCCCCTCGTCGCGGGGCAGCCCGTAGGCGACGGGAATCGAGGCGAGGGACTCGACGTCGTCGACGACGCGGTTGGTGATGTCCGCGATGTCGCCGCCCGTCGGCAGTCGCTGGAAGCGGTCGCGTTCCTCGTTGACCGACAGCGCGCTCGAATGGGAGCCCAGTTCCTGGAGGATCCGCGGCACGGTCCGATCGGGATCGAGAAACTCGTTGTTGGGCACGCTCCGGGAGTGGGAACTGGCGACGAACAGCGCGGGCTCGTCGCTGTCGGTGTCGACGAAGACGTGGAGCACCTCCCAGTCGTGCCAGTGGAAGTTCGTCGTGAACTGGTCGAAGGCGCTGTAGGCCCAGTACTGGACGACCGCGAGCGGGGAGTCGTCGTAGGTGACGACGTTGTGGAAGACGGTCGGATCCGGCGGCGTCTCGGCGGCTCGAAATCGTTCGGTGTAACCGTCGAGTGCGTCGAAGCCGTCCACGACGGTTTCGCCCTCGCGGTCGCTCTCGTAGGGGCGTGGGTCGGTCGGGAACCACTGCTCGGCGCTGTCGAAGTACAGCGTCGGTGCGAACCGCTCGGCCAGCTCGCGTGCGCGGCCCTCGTCGACCGGCGTCGTCGTCGCGTCCTCGCCGGCCTCCAGCGCGCTACAGCCGGCCACTGCGCTCGTCCCGACGGCGGCAGTAGCGGCGAGGAAGGCACGCCGATCGAGGAGATCGGAGGCGTACTCTGTCACGTGTGCTCCTCGCCGGGCACGTCAAAAGGTCTTCTGGCACGTTCGGGACCGCACCAGCCGTGACCGTCGCTCACTCGTCGGCGACGATGCGGTACAGCCCGCCCGTGGACCCCTCGCCCTCCAGCGACGCCTCGGAGGTCCGTTCGGCGACGTAGACCGCGTCGTCGGTGACCAGCGGGGTACTGGTGACCTCGCCCTCGGCCGGGACGGCCCAGAGCTCCTCGCCGGTCGACTTCGTCAGCGCGGTCAGCTTCGGCTCGTAGGACCCGACGAGGACGTGCTCGCTGGTCACGGTCGGGCAGCCGATGACCGGGCCACCGACGTCTGTCTCCCACTGCTCGTCGCCGTCGGCGGCGTCGAGAGCGTACAGCGATTCGTGCTGGTCGCCGACGTAGACGGTGCCCGTCGACCCCTCGACGGAGGGGCCGGCCATCACCGACGCGCCCAGATCGGTCGCCCACTCCTCGGAACCGTCCGACAGCGCGACGCGGTAGATCCTGTCGCTCCACGAGCCGAAGAACGCGCTCCCGTCCCAGGTCGCGATCGGCCCCTTGATCTCCTCGCCGGTGTCGTCGGTCCACAGGAACTCGTGGTCGGGGTACGACCAGCAGTAGAGGCGGCCGTCGTTCGACCCGACGACCAGACGGCCGGCCTCGCGGTCGATCGCACACGTCGAGTGTGGGTGGTCCGTGATTCGGCGATCTTCCCAGCTGACCTCGCCCGTGACGGCGTCGAGCGCGAAGATGGCACCGCTCGGTTCGTAGTACTCGACGGCGACGTAGAGCCGCCCGTCGTGGTAGCCGGGGCTGGATCCGATGGCGTCGCCCAGCTGCGTGCGCCAGTACTGTTCGCCCGTCTCCAGATCGAACGCGTACAGCGCCCCGTCGTACGCGCCGACGTAGACGGTCCCGTTCGCGATCGCCGGGGTGCCGTGGAACCCCCGCGGCGTGTCCGTGGCGTCGGCCCGCCACCGCCGCCTCCCGTCGGGCCGAACCGCCCACACCTCGCCGGTGTCGCCGGTGACGACGATATCGCCGGTCGGTGCCAGCACGGGACTGCCCTTCGCCGCGGTGTGCCCGCCCGTGTTGAGGCCGTCGAGCCGCCAGTCGACAGTCACCGACGAGGGGACCGTCTGCTCGGGGAACACGCCCAGTCTGGTGGTTTCGCCGCGGAACTGCGTGTCGGCCGTCTCGGCTGGCGGTCTGTCCGGTCCGCCCCCGAGCGTCCGCAACCGACCGAGACAGCCGGCCGTCCCGATCGCCGCAGCCGTTCCCACGCCTTCGAGGAACCGCCGTCTGCGCTCGTTCATACCACTCTCCAACGTGGGGACCGAATCAAGTGGTTTTCGCACGCTTCCGAGGTCGCTCCTGGCTCACTCGTCGGACCGGTAGCCGTCGGTGTCGAGGAAGTTGTGGGCGACGGTGATCGCGTGGTTGGCGTGTAACGGCTGTGGCCCCAGTGAGAGCCGCTGGTCGGCAGCGTCGTCGAGCAAGTCCTGCTCCTCGTCGGTGAAATCTCGGTGGTCCGAGAGGACGAACACCGGACCGGTCGGCGGCGTCGCGTCGACGGCGGGGTCGCCGTCGGCGTGCAACTGGACGACCGTCCCCGCCGTCGCCACGTCTTCGAGCGTGCCCTCGAACCCTCGGCGAGTCAGCGAGATGCCGGGAGACGTTTCGACCGGAATGTGACCGATCGCCTCCTCGCGCTCTTCGAGGGCCGTGCGAATCAGGGCCGCAGTCGAGCGCTCGTCCGGGTTGAGCCGCCGGACCGTTTCGCTGTCGACGGTGACCGTGTACTCGTCGCCCAGCACGAGGTGGACGCGAACGTCCTCGCGGATGTCGTGACTCAGGAAGACGGCCGCCGAGACACACCGACAGAGCACGTCGAGTCGCCCCGCCGCCCCAGCGAGATCGTCCAGCGAGAAGTCGGGCGTCGTGGGCGCGTCGTGGCCGATGATGACGAACTGGCGCATACCTGTCGGTGTGCAAGCGG
It encodes the following:
- a CDS encoding NUDIX hydrolase; this encodes MTDELAWETLERNVAYSCAGFDVRNERVRFPDGTDAEFDYLAEGESVVVLPLTPDGDVVVIEEWRQAVGRVNRGLPAGSMESDDADPEVAARRELAEETGYEAGSLEHLTTVEPANGFADAVFHYFVARDCEQTAQQDLDGNESIRVATTTLDELLDAAREDELRDGRTVTGVLYYALFER
- a CDS encoding outer membrane protein assembly factor BamB family protein, yielding MNERRRRFLEGVGTAAAIGTAGCLGRLRTLGGGPDRPPAETADTQFRGETTRLGVFPEQTVPSSVTVDWRLDGLNTGGHTAAKGSPVLAPTGDIVVTGDTGEVWAVRPDGRRRWRADATDTPRGFHGTPAIANGTVYVGAYDGALYAFDLETGEQYWRTQLGDAIGSSPGYHDGRLYVAVEYYEPSGAIFALDAVTGEVSWEDRRITDHPHSTCAIDREAGRLVVGSNDGRLYCWSYPDHEFLWTDDTGEEIKGPIATWDGSAFFGSWSDRIYRVALSDGSEEWATDLGASVMAGPSVEGSTGTVYVGDQHESLYALDAADGDEQWETDVGGPVIGCPTVTSEHVLVGSYEPKLTALTKSTGEELWAVPAEGEVTSTPLVTDDAVYVAERTSEASLEGEGSTGGLYRIVADE
- the trmY gene encoding tRNA (pseudouridine(54)-N(1))-methyltransferase TrmY, whose product is MRQFVIIGHDAPTTPDFSLDDLAGAAGRLDVLCRCVSAAVFLSHDIREDVRVHLVLGDEYTVTVDSETVRRLNPDERSTAALIRTALEEREEAIGHIPVETSPGISLTRRGFEGTLEDVATAGTVVQLHADGDPAVDATPPTGPVFVLSDHRDFTDEEQDLLDDAADQRLSLGPQPLHANHAITVAHNFLDTDGYRSDE